A portion of the Streptomyces erythrochromogenes genome contains these proteins:
- a CDS encoding DUF485 domain-containing protein, whose translation MDKHEGRDVGTIRLDDPWYDALAVGWGEGAEPSPPRPAPAGRPAPGASDIYLEVQRSAAFQEVRSRYRRFVVPATAGFFLWYVAYVVAATAAPGLMARPVLGAVNVAMLAGLGQFLSTFLLTWAYARHARLRRDRAALDLRWTVFEQERGQERNRARRAGR comes from the coding sequence GTGGACAAGCACGAAGGTCGTGATGTCGGAACGATCCGGCTGGACGACCCCTGGTACGACGCGCTGGCCGTCGGCTGGGGCGAGGGCGCGGAACCGTCCCCGCCGCGGCCGGCCCCGGCCGGCCGCCCGGCACCCGGCGCATCCGACATCTACCTGGAAGTACAGCGCAGCGCCGCCTTCCAGGAGGTCCGCAGCCGATATCGCCGGTTCGTCGTCCCCGCGACCGCCGGGTTCTTCCTCTGGTACGTCGCCTACGTGGTGGCCGCCACGGCCGCACCCGGTCTGATGGCCCGCCCCGTCCTGGGCGCGGTCAACGTGGCCATGCTTGCGGGGCTCGGCCAGTTCCTCAGCACCTTCCTGCTCACCTGGGCCTACGCCCGGCATGCGCGGCTGCGCCGGGACCGGGCCGCGCTCGACCTGCGCTGGACCGTCTTCGAGCAGGAGCGCGGCCAGGAGCGGAACCGGGCGAGGAGGGCGGGCCGGTGA